A genomic window from Quercus lobata isolate SW786 chromosome 10, ValleyOak3.0 Primary Assembly, whole genome shotgun sequence includes:
- the LOC115965224 gene encoding uncharacterized protein LOC115965224 translates to MIIFGWNCRGICNAVIVRALKAQIKSSKPDFIFLYEMKASKERMDQVMNSLNFSFNFVVDAKRLARGLCLMWKSGSVVKLVDFNKDLIAVNISDTTYAWNLVGFYGPPYAVKKRKAWENLVAFFRCPWLCLGDFDYTLNDDESNGCKKGRPSFNNFLQELMFNTSAIDLGFCSNQYTWAKGKWGQCSYKEEVEQSYLPFHFEVAWIRDPGCYDIINNAWNQDSFGTDFTRLCQKQEATRRALCTWNRKVFGHCQDRIGTLLSKIKEIQTKEGSDHNEIVEASLQAELAEWTRSEVLWRQKSRELWL, encoded by the exons ATGATAATCTTTGGATGGAATTGTCGTGGTATCTGTAACGCCGTGATAGTTCGAGCCCTTAAGGCTCAAATAAAAAGTTCAAAGCCCGATTTCATCTTTCTTTACGAAATGAAAGCTTCCAAAGAACGCATGGATCAGGTGATGAACTCCCtcaatttctctttcaattttgttgtaGATGCCAAAAGATTAGCCAGAGGCCTTTGTTTAATGTGGAAATCTGGTTCTGTAGTTAAGCTTGTTGATTTTAATAAAGATTTGATTGCTGTAAATATTTCGGATACTACTTATGCATGGAATTTAGTGGGCTTTTATGGCCCTCCTTATGCAGTCAAGAAAAGGAAGGCATGGGAAAATCTGGTTGCCTTCTTTCGATGCCCGTGGCTTTGTTTAGGTGACTTCGACTACACCCTCAATGATGATGAATCAAATGGATGCAAGAAAGGGAGACCCTCCTTCAACAACTTCCTCCAAGAGCTCATGTTTAATACAAGCGCTATAGATTTAGGTTTCTGTAGTAATCAATACACATGGGCCAAAGGAAAATGGGGGCAATGCAGCTATAAAGAAGAGGTTGAACAGAGCTATCT GCCATTTCATTTTGAAGTGGCATGGATTAGAGATCCAGGGTGTTATGATATAATTAACAATGCTTGGAACCAAGACTCCTTTGGCACTGATTTCACAAGGCTCTGTCAGAAGCAGGAAGCCACGAGAAGGGCTCTTTGCACATGGAATAGGAAGGTGTTTGGCCACTGCCAGGATAGAATTGGCACGCTTCTTAGCAAAATCAAAGAAATCCAAACTAAAGAGGGCTCCGATCACAATGAAATAGTGGAAGCTAGTCTCCAAGCAGAATTGGCAGAATGGACTAGGAGTGAGGTTTTGTGGAGGCAAAAATCAAGGGAATTGTGGCTTTAA